One Cryptomeria japonica chromosome 9, Sugi_1.0, whole genome shotgun sequence genomic window carries:
- the LOC131038692 gene encoding alpha carbonic anhydrase 7: protein MARILFWCMLALTGLLLLQAQGEGEKQSPINIQTANVQNNEALGVLNKGYSAAHATMINKGYEIQVAWSEYAGSVVIEGVEYKLSQSHWHQPSEHTINGLRYPFELHMVHISDDGSIAVIGILYEFGKPDDFLTKLEWAIHKIGQPHAEDIDLHSVNPNDIGLRRDEAYYRYSGSLTTYPFNEEVTWTVIKHPKTATPEQVRDLWNALNGKANSREVQPLNGRVVEEYEPLVDISETYKARQTILSGSS, encoded by the exons ATGGCGCGAATTCTGTTTTGGTGTATGTTGGCCCTCACTGGACTGCTATTGCTCCAAGCCCAAG GggaaggagagaaacaatctcCCATCAATATACAAACCGCGAATGTTCAAAACAATGAAGCTCTTGGGGTATTGAACAAGGGATATTCAGCTGCACACGCAACAATGATCAATAAAGGCTATGAAATTCAG GTAGCGTGGTCTGAATACGCAGGGAGTGTTGTAATAGAAGGTGTAGAATACAAATTAAGTCAGAGCCATTGGCATCAACCATCTGAACACACCATAAACGGCCTAAG ATATCCTTTTGAGTTACACATGGTCCATATATCAGATGACGGCTCCATTGCAGTTATTGGTATCCTCTACGAGTTTGGAAAGCCTGATGATTTTCTCACAAAG CTTGAGTGGGCCATTCACAAGATTGGGCAACCCCATGCAGAAGATATAGATTTGCATAGTGTAAATCCCAACGATATCGGGCTTAGAAGAGATGAAGCGTATTATCGATACAGTGGATCCCTTACCACTTATCCATTCAATGAAGAGGTCACCTGGACcgtaatcaaacat CCGAAGACTGCTACCCCCGAGCAAGTGAGGGATTTGTGGAATGCGTTGAATGGG AAGGCGAATTCAAGAGAGGTGCAGCCATTAAACGGTAGAGTTGTTGAAGAGTATGAGCCTCTTGTCGACATTTCAGAAACGTACAAAGCACGACAGACCATCCTATCGGGTTCATCTTAG